In Desulfonatronum thiodismutans, the genomic window GCGGTGGATTTTGATCATGGCACTTTCGGCAGGATTCAGCGGAGTTGGCCATGACCGTGCCGACTTCCTCCGATTTGCTGGAGTAGGCGATCCGGCCTTTCTTGTCCAAAAGGCGGATGGCCTTGATGTTCTTGTGTGGACTGAAGGCGATGATCTGCTTGATGTCCTCCTCGAAGTCGTGAAGCGTGGCGCAATCAAGTCCGAGCAGGACGGTGTCCGAAAGGGTAATGATGTCTGATTTAATGCTGCGCAGGATGAATTCCTGGAGATAAACCACATTAAACGTGGCCCAGAGCCCGGCGCAAATGAAAAAAGTCACACCACCGGAGAGCAGCATCTTGAAGGTCAAGTTCTGAACCATGTTTTTGATTTTCATGGACTTTCCTTGATTTTTCGCAATGTGGGCCTAAACAGTGGAGTGCTCTGCCATACTGCTGGAGAAATACGGACGCTCCAGACATGGAGTCTGCTTGTTACGTGATTGTCGGCATTGCGTTGCATCCAGTGCGTAACTTGAGAAACAGGCTGTTGCTTGTCGAAGCTTATTCTCGACTGTATTAATCGTGTATTGCCTTGCTCGCCTTTCCTGTTGTTCTTTATTTCACAGACTACACTCAACCGGTGAAATATGGCAAGTGGTGGATGAAGAAAAAAAGAAACCCTGTAAGTTGATGGATAATGGCTTTTATACATGCCAGCTGCTCCTGAAATCATCCGCGATGCGCGTGATGCTGGATGCACAAGCGGACATTCTATCCTTGAAAAGGATAGAATGTCCGCTTGCAGTCTAGATATCGGGAGGCTCATTGATGAAGAGACTGGAGAGGGGAGAGGAAAGCGTTCTTGATTCTTGGGCGGGGCGGCGTGGACGTCGAGGGTCGTGGGGATACCGTTTTTTTTCGACCACTGTCGATGGTCAGGATACACCGAGGCCCGTAGCGCTGACGGCGCTCATGCCGCCTTCCAGGCTGATCACGTCCTGAAATCCATTGTGAAGCAGGGTTATCAGCGCTTCGTAGGAGCGTGCCCCGGTGCCGCAGATGACAAGGATGCTCTTGTCTCGAGGCAGTTTGTTCATGTTGTCGACCAATTCGCCTTGGGGGATGTTGATCCAGTGCTCCGGATTGGCCCCGGTTTCTTCCTTGGCGTCGCTTCGTTCGCGGCAATCCAGGAAGAAGTACGTGCCGTTCTCCCGCTGTTCCCAGAGGGCGGCGAATGCATCCACCTGAATGGTCCGGTTGCGTCCCGCGAGGATGTTCTCCGCCGCGTTGCCCAGTACGTTCAAAATGTCCAACGCCGCGGAAAAGGGCGGGGAGTAGGCGGCTTCCAGGCTGGTCAACGCCTCCACCTTCAGGCCCGAGGGCAACAGCCCGGCGATCACGTTCACCTTGCCCACCAGGGCGTCGCCACGGTCCGCGGTACCCTGCATCCCGAGAACACGACCGGTTTCGCGCTCCACGATCAGGTCCAGGCTCATCACGCCCCTGTCCGGGTGGAAGTGAGCCCGGTCCAGTTGACTGACGTGGACGCTCAGGGGGTTGAAACCGGCGGACCGAGCGGCTTGCAACGTCAGGCCGGTTCCCGCCGCGGCAAGATCGAACAGTTTAACGCACCACGAGCCCACCACGCCTAAAAACCGGCTTTCGCCGCCAGCCAGGTTGTCGCCGATCACCCGGCCTTGGCGATTGGCCAGGGAGCCCATGGGCAGGAAGGTTTTGGAGCCGGTCAGCAGGTGGTGCAGTTCCACGCAGTCTCCTCCGGCATAGATGTGGGGATCGGAAGTCCGCAGGTACTCGTCCACCGTGATTCCGCCGCGCTCAGAGACAGCCAGGCCCGCGACCCGGGCCAGTTCCGTGTTGGGCCGGACGCCCACGGCAACGATGACCAGGTCCGCGGGGATTTCGCCGTGTTTGGTGCGCACCCGGGCTACACGTCCCTGGCCGTCACCCTCCAGGCTGAGCACCTGATCGCCCAACTGGAACCGCACACCCTTGTCCCGCATGTGTCGTAGGGCGGTAAGGGAAAGATTGCCTCCGATCACGCCGGGCAGAATTTGTTCCCGAAGTTCGATGACCGTGGTTTCCACCCCCCAGAGATCTACCAGGGCCACGGCCATTTCCAGGCCGATGAATCCCGCGCCCACCACCACGGCCTGTTTCACGTTTCCGCTGGCAATGAGGGATCGGATGCTTTCGGCGGATTCCAGATTATGCACGGTATGTACGCCGGCCAGTTCTCTTCCCGGGATGGGCGGAATCACTGGTTTGCTGCCCGTGGCCAACACCAGCTGATCGTAGGCCAGAATCTCGGAGCGTCCCGAGGGCAGGTGGGTAAGGGTCACGGTCTTGGCGGCGCGGTCTATGGCCACGGCCTCGGTTTCGGTGCGCACTTCCACGCCTTTGCTTTTCCGGAAATACTCAGCGTCGCGGAGGACGTGAAAGGACGTGCTTTGCAGTTCCGGGACATCGCTGACCTCGCCGGAAACATAGAAGGGAATGCCGCAGCCGCTGTAAGCGATGCGTTTGTCTCGATCCACGAGGGTGACTCGGCTTTCCGGCTCCAGGCGCTTGAAGCGGGCGGCGGCTTTGGAGCCCAGAGCCACGGCCCCGATGATGACAATGTGTTGCGGCATGGCTTACGTCTTCCTCTCTGGCTGACGTGGTTTTTGAAAGCGACGGGCCGGTGCGTCCGGACCGACGAGCATCACCGGGCAGCGGGCCCCTGCGAGGACTTGAGATGAGACACAAGGTTCCTTTTCCGAAGGCTCCCGTGTTCCAGCATAACAGTCCGGAGTCAGGACGATCAGGTCGGCCTCGCTGTCCCGGGCGTATTTCAGGATTTCCACGGACGGATCACCTTCGCGGACGACATATGTGGCTTCGGTGGACAGACTCAGGTCGCGGCCCAGGTCGCGGCCCAGATAGCCCAAACGGCTCCTTGCTTGGCTCAGCGCTTGGTTCAGCGCGGTGCCTTCGAGGGCGGTGCCTGCCAGCGGCAGGGCATGAAACACGGCCAGGGCTCCTGCGTCCGCCTTAAGGACCCGCCCCGCCATGGTCAGGACGTCCTCCGTGCCTTCCTGGAGGTCGGTGGCAGCGACGATGCGCTGGAATGTTCCCGGAAAAGATCGGCTCAAAGCCGCTGACATTCCTGACGGAACGGTGAGAACCGGACAGGCGGCTTCCCGGGCGATGAGCAAGGCGGTATCCGTGGTCGAGGCGGAAAGCTCACGCCGACAGTGCTCGGCGTCGCCTTGGTCGCCGAGAACCACGAGGTCAGGCTCCATGAGGCGGATGGTCTTGAGCGTCTCGACGTGGACAAATCCGGAACTGAGCACCACGTCCGCCGTCAATCCTTCGGGCATGTTCGCCCGGCAGAATGCTTCGACCTCGACCCGCCGGGTCGAGAGTTCCCGTTCGTTGGAAAGTTGCAGTACGCAACTTTTCTCCCGCTCCTGGGGGGTGCTGACATGCTGGACCATAAATCCCGACTTGTGTCGAACCGCTACCGCCGCCGCCAAGCGGAAGGCGGACGTGCCGTCGCCCTTGTCCGTCAGGGCCAGGAGTACCAGCTTGAACATTCGCGCCTCCAGGGAACTGTCACATTTCGTAACTGCTCAGAAAACCGGATAAGAAGATCTGGATATCGGTAACGCGCCGACCTGCTCCAGATTGAATGAATCTGAAACGGCATGGCTCGATACGTCATTCCCGCGAAAGCGGGAATTCTGGGCGGTTGAATGGTCAGGCACAGTATGTGCTGAGTCGTTACCACCCGGCATTTCTTAAGCAGCTTTCATGCCGCACGGGAGTTGCCTGTATTTTTAGTGGGTTGACACCTCTGCGTTTTTTCATAGAACTGGCTTGGGCGTAAAATTTGCCCATATTATTTTGTTGGACGCATTCTTCTTCCGATGGGAGAGCTGTTGATTTTCGAGTGAGGTGATAATGCATTTTTTACACGACATATCCTGTGAACATATCATGGACAGCTTGGCCGACGGGGTGTTCACCGTGGACAAGGACTGGAACATCACCTTTTTCAACCGGGCGGCCTGCGCCATCACCGGCGTGTTGAAGGACGAGGCCTTGGGGCGAAAGTGCTGGGAAGTCTTTCGATCCAGCATTTGTGACGGGGCCTGTGCCTTGAAGGCCTCTCTGGAGGCCGGGGAAAGCCGCGCCAACCGGTCGCTGTATTTCGTGCGCAGCGATGGAACCAGGGTGCCCATCAGCATCAACGCCGCTCCGTTGCGGGACCGGCGGGGCAAGATTGTGGGCGGAGTGGAGACGTTTCGTGATCTTTCGGCCTTGCGTCAGATTCAAAAAAAACTGGATGGATTGTATCGGGTGGAAGACATCATCAGCAGAAGCCCGGTGTTTCAGCGGACCTTGAGCATCCTGCCCCAGATCGCGACCAGCGGTTCCACGGTGCTGCTGCTGGGCGAGTCGGGCACGGGAAAGGAACTGGTGGCCCGGGCGATCCACAATCTGAGTGGTCGCAACGGCAAGCCCTTCGTGGCCGTCAATTGCGGAGCCCTGCCGGAGCAACTGCTGGAAAGCGAGTTGTTCGGTCATAAGGCCGGGGCTTTTACGGACGCCAAGCGAGACAAGCCTGGCCGATTCCAGGCCGCGGACGGCGGGACCTTGTTTCTCGACGAAATCGGGGACATGCCCCTGGCCCTGCAGGTCAAGATTCTGCGCGTCTTGCAGGAAAAGGTGGTCGAGCCCCTGGGCGCGGTGCGCGGCGTGCCGGTGAACGTCCGGATCGTTGCGGCCACCAACAAGGATTTGGAGGATATGGTCGCCCGCCAGGAGTTCCGGGGAGATCTCTATTACCGTTTGAACGTGGTCCGTCTGGTCCTGCCGCCCTTGCGGGAGCGACCGGAGGACGTCCCGCTACTGGTCCAGCATGTGGTCAAGCGCCAGAACGTTTTGACCGGCAAGGACATTCAAGGGGTGACGGAAGAAGTAATGCGCCTGCTGGTGCGTCACCCATTCCCGGGCAACGTCCGGGAATTGGAAAACATCATTGAATACGCGTTCATCCTTTGTCCTGGAGGATTGATCAAGCTGGAACATCTGCCTGATGGCCTGTGCCCCGATACTCCGGCCACACCGTCCATGGCCTTGCGCGGCACCATGGATGAAATCAAGCGACAGGCCGCGGCCCAGGCTCTGGCCCGCAACAATGGCCGGGTCATGGCCGCTTGCCGCGAACTGGAGGTGTCCAAGGACACTCTGCGGCGGTTGTTGCGTTAGTGCCGGTTAAATTTCGTAACTGTTCAAAAAAAATGATGTAAACATGACTTGGATTCTCGTCTTCGCGGGAATCCAGGTTTTTTATGCGTCATATCCGGAGACTCGCCTCGACTTTCCCCCTCCCCATTATATCCCCCCCTCTTCGTTTTCGCGGTACCGGTCGGAAGCTTGAGCCCGGCGTCCAGCTCCTCTTTTTTTTACGCGGCGATCTGGGCTAATTTTACGTCCATCGCTTTGCGCCAGTTCGTCTTATTTCGTCTTACATGCTGAAAAGCATAGCTTTTTTAACTTGGCATGCAATATGCCATGTGAAAGGAGTAATTGGAGCGTTTTTTTTCCCCCGAAGCATTTCGGAGAACAGCGATGCGAGTGTGTTTGGCCTGCTACGGAAACCGTATCGCAACACTGCTGGATACGGCCACATCGCTTCACCTCTATCATGAACAGCCCGACGGGACGATGCGTGACACTCCGGAGCAGATGCTTCCGGGGCCGAGTCATGGGCCGGAAATACACGTGTTGCCGAGTACAGTGCGGGATCTGGGCATGTTGGGTTTTGCGCGGACCCTGGTGCAGTCGGATGTCCACTGGTTGCTCTGCGGCGGATTGGCCTGTCCGGACAGGGAAATATTGATTTACGCCGGGCTACGGGTGGAGCCCTGGATTGGCGGCAGGGCGGATGAAGTGGCGCAAGCCTGGTTTGCGGGTCGCGTTCTGTCCTACAAAATGCCCGGTCTTGGAAAACGTAACTGCGCGGTAGGGCGAGGATGGCGACGGACAACAAAAGGAGTTCGAAAAATGCAGATGAAACGTATTGCGGTTTCCAGTGAAGGCCCTCTTCTGGATGACATGGTGGATCCACGGTTCGGCAGGGCGGCGGGCTTCGTCGTCGTGGATCAAGTCGGAAACGCCTCAAGCTACATTGACAATGGCGCGTCCCAGGTCATGGCCCAAGGCGCGGGGATCCAGGCGGCGCAAAACCTTGCAAACGCCGGGGTGGAAGTGGTGATCAGCGGGTTTGTCGGGCCCAAGGCCTTTCAAGCTCTGTCCGCCGCGGGAATCCAGATCATCCAAAATGTCGAGGGCGTGACCGTGGGGCAGGCCGTGGAACGGTTCAAGCGCGGCGAACTGACCGTGGCTGATGCGCCCAACTCCCAGGCGCATGGTGGAACAGGTCGAGGACGTGGGCAAGGGAGCGGCCAAGGACGCGGGCAAGGAGCGCGGCGGTGATCTTCGCCGTTGCCAGCGGCAAGGGGGGGACGGGGAAAACCACGGTCACCGCCTCCCTGGCCGCCATTTGGGAGGAACCGTTGACTCTCGTGGACCTGGATGTGGAAGAGCCCAATCTGCATCTGTTCCTGAAGCCCGAGGTGATGCGGGAGACAGCGGCCATGCTGGAGGTTCCGGTCCACGATTCGGACAAGTGCACCCTGTGCGGGGAGTGCTCCAGGTTTTGCCAGTACAAGGCCTTGGCAATCATGGGCAAAACCATGTTGTTCTATCCGGAAATGTGCCACGGTTGCGGCGGGTGTCTGAAAATTTGTCCCGAGGGGGCTCTCAGCCCGGGCGGACGGGAGCTGGGCCGGATCGCCGAGGGCCAAACGGAGTTCGGACGTTTTTTCATGGGCCGGTTGCGGGTTGGAGAAGCCATGAGTCCGCCGCTGATGCAGCAGGTCAAGCAGCGGGTAATGGAGCAAGCGAGTCATGGTGGGATGCCGAATGACGTGCTGGGAGATGTGCTGATTGACGCCCCTCCCGGGGTGAGTTGCCCGGCGATGCATGCCGTGATGGATGCGGACGCAATCCTTCTGGTCACCGAGCCCACGCCATTTGGCCTGTATGATTTTCGTCTGGCCGTGGAGGCCTTTTACGGGTTGAACAAACCCATGGGCGCGGTGATCAACCGGGTCGGCATCGGGGACCAAGGCGTGGACGATTACTGTCGGGCCGTCGGCATTCCGATCTGGGCCCACATTCCCAATAGTATCCTCGCGGCCAAAGCTTACTCGCGGGGGGAGATCGTCGCCAGAGAGCTGCCGGAGCTGAGAGGGATTTTTCAGGAGTTGAAAGAGCGGATGCGGGCCGCCGTCACCGTGTCCCGGGAGGTGGAACGTGCGTGAGATCGTGGTGATCAGCGGCAAGGGCGGCACGGGCAAGACCAGTATCACGGCAGCTTTCGCGCATTTGGCTGACAACGCCATGGTCTGCGACCTGGACGTGGATGCGCCGGATCTGCACATGCTGTTGGCTCCGGTTGTCGAGGAAGAGCATGCATTTCGCTCCGGGCACGAAGCGGTGATCGATCAAGAGCGATGCACGAAATGCGGTGTGTGCGCGGAACTCTGCCGCTTCGGGGCCGTACGCGAAGACCAGGGGAAGTATGTCGTCGACTCCCTACGATGCGAGGGCTGCAAGGTTTGCGTCCATTTTTGTCCGGATCAGGCCGTGGATTTCGTGGAAAAGCATTGTGGGCAGTGGTTTTCCTCTGCCATGCGTTTCGGGCCGATGATCCATGCACAGTTGTTTCCAGGTGAAGAAAACTCCGGACGGCTCGTGGCCCTGCTCAAGAAGGAAGCCCGCCAACGAGCGAAGAAGCAAGGACTGTCCATGATTCTGTGCGACGGGACGCCGGGAATCGGGTGTCCGGTCATCAGCTCGCTTTCCGGGGCGAACCTGGCGGTGGTGATCACCGAGCCGACCCCGTCCGGACGTCACGACCTGGAGCGAGTGGCCGACCTGTGCCTCCATTTCCGCATCCCCGTGGCCGTGATTGTGAACAAGTTTGACCTGAACCCTGATAACAGCCGGGAGATCGGGGTGTACTGCCGTGAGCAGGGGCATGGCCTGCTGGGCATGCTGCCCTACGATGAGCAGATGACCAAGGCCATGATTCTGGGCAAGTGCATCACGGAAATGCCGGCCTCTCACTTTGGCGACGAATTGCGCGGGATATGGGAGAAGATTGTCGCCTGTCCCGTTGGTCCGTTGCGTCTCACTTAACTGTTGTAACGCAACGCGTATTGGTTTTCTTAATTGCTAACCGCTTCAATGAAATAAAGGAGATGTCACCATGGACACGTTGATTATCGCCGTCCCGTCCGAGACCCCCGGCGGTCTGGATGCCGCCGTCGGGATGCATTTCGGTCATTGCGATCTGTACACCATCGTGGAAGCCAAAAACGGGGAGATCGTGGACGTGCGAACACTGCCCAACGTTCCCCACCAGCAAGGCGGGTGCATGGCTCCGGTCAATCACCTGGCCGGCAACGGCGTCAAGGTACTCATAGCCGGGGGCATGGGGTTGCGGCCGTTGATGGGGTTTCAGCAGGCTGGAGTAAGGGTCGTGCATGGTGCGGGCTTGCCTTCCGTGGGTCACGCGGTGCAAGCCTTCCTGACGGATTCCCTGCCGACCTTCAGCACCGAGAATACCTGCGGCGGCGGAGCCCAGCATTAGCCGATCAACCGCTGTGCATTGCCGATAATCCGGCGTTTCCTTGTGTCGATCATTGTCCGGGAAGCGTCGGATCATCTTTTCCATAAGGTGCGCATGAGGTGCCTTTGAATCGCCCTGTCGCGATGTATCGGGATTACGGGAGAAAACGCATGCAGATATTGATAGCCACCAATCGTTCAGAGGATATATTCGCTCGTTTTTGCGACGCGTTACGACAAGAATTGCGAAATGTGGAATTATTGTTCACCAACAACTGGACCAATGTCCTGGCCGCGGTGAAGGTCATGCCCCCGGGGTTCCTGATCCTGGACCAGGGCCTGCCCGAAGGCGGGCCTTTGGAATTGACGCGAAAATTGCTGACCGTGAACGCGGCGGTGAACTGCATCGTGGTCACCGAGCTGGACGAGGAATCCTTTCACGAGGCTGGAGAAGGCCTGGGCATTTTCGCTCCATTGTCCGTGGACCCGAGCTTTGCGGACGGAGAGGCCTTGGCTCGAAGTATAAAAAAGTTCATGGGAGGCGGCGTGGGCGTAGCTGCCCCTTCATGACCCTGAATCCTGACCTTGCGGAGGACAACGGATTTGAGCGTGCGGCAAGGTTCAGGGAGTCGCCATCTCCGGCCTGCCGTGCGTCCGAGGGGGGGCGCACGGCGATAAAAAACCAAGACCGCCCAATGCGGCCTGGGTTCAAGCGAGGAGAGGCGAAACAATTTTTGGTTAATTTCAGGCCAGCTGGCCTGTTGATATCGCCAGGATCGGCTTGATGATGTGATGTAAAGCCTGGGCCGTAGGGCCTTCCTGGTGGATGCGCAGGAAGGCGAACCCTTCGTCTCCGGAGCGGACCACTTCGGGATCCAGGGGGATCCTGCCCAGAAAAGGAACGCCCATCTCCTCGGCAAGAGCCAGCCCTCCTCCGCTGCCGAAAATATCATCCAGATGACCGCAATGGCCGCAGACATGGCCACTCATGTTTTCCACAATGCCCAAGACAGGATTGCCCACCTCGGCGCAAAAGGTCACGGATCTTCGGACATCATCCACGGCCACGCCCTGAGGAGTGGTCACGATCAGGGCCTTGGCCGACGGTCCCAGCAGTTGGAGCACGGACAAGGGCTCGTCCCCGGTCCCGGGCGGACAATCCACGACCAGGAAATCCAGATCGCCCCAGGTCACGTCGCGCAAAAACTGCTTGATCATCCCCATCTTTACCGGACCGCGCCAGATCACGGGTTCCCGGTTGCTTGGCAATAAAAAGCCCAATGACATGACCCACAAATTCGGACCGGCATTAATGGGCTCCAGCCGTCCGGCGTCAATATGCGGATGCTTTCCGCTCAGGCTGAGCAGCCGGGGAATGCTCGGACCGTGGACATCCACGTCCAGCAGACCGGTCTTCATCCCGGCCATGGCCAGAGCCTGAGCCAGATTTACGGCTACTGTGCTCTTGCCCACGCCGCCCTTGCCGGAAAGGACGACGATCTTGTTTTTGATCCGGGCAAGATTGGCCTGGAGAGCCTTTTCTTCCTCGCTCTGCCCGGCGCAATCCTTGTCCGAACACGTCCCGCATTCATGGTCGCTCATGATGCGCATACTCCTGACTCTGATGGTTGAAGGGAGCGGTTGATCGGATATTGTTCAACATTATCAGATGTCTATGTCATGTTCCAGCAACGATGTACCCGCAGACGTCGTTGCCTGGGGCGGTTGCCGGGCATGGGTTTTGGGGTTGCCGACGCACCGGGCGTACCAGAGCCGGTCGGGGCGGATGCCGACGCCGGAGCAGTGCTTCCGTCTTGCTGGTTGCGCGAGCCACTTTGGCTCCAACCTTGACCCTTGCCTTGACCTCGTCCCATCCCCTGGCCGCCTTGACCGCGGCAACCGCCACGGCCTCGTCCCCGGCCTCGCCCTTCTTGGCCTTGTGGGCAATTTCCATTGCCCCACCCATTAATCGCGCCCTGTCCCGTGGGGCCGGTTCCATCACCTTTTGGCATGACAATCTCCTGTATGCTGTTCCTTGATTGTGGTCTGTTGACCATGCAAGGGCTTAAACACAATCTGTGCCAAAAAGAGAGGTGTAATAGTTTTAGGTGGATAGAGTGAGAGGGTGGGAAGCAGGTTAAGAAATGGGCTTGTAATACGTCTTAGGATGAGAACCAGGCTATTTTTGCGCCTTTGTTGCCGCGTTCCGAGCAAGGCTCTGACTGCGCCAAGCCTGTTTGTTCAAAGACCGATACACTGGCACATGGCCAACAAAGCCAAGCAGACGGCCCCATGGCCATTGCTCTGGACTTCTGCGCTCGACATGAAGGGGGCGTGCGAGGGGACGGAAGATGCTGAGATCGTCCCCTCGAAAAAACTATTCAGAGCCGGACTCTTTCAGCTCGGGCGATCGCCGACTTGGACAAGTCAGCGGTTGTTTGCGAGGCAGGGTGATGGTGAAGGTGCTCCCTTTGCCGGGTTCGGATTCAACGGCGATGGAGCCGCCATGTTTTTCGATGGTCTGGTTGGAGATGAAGAGGCCCAGGCCGGTGCCCTTGCTGCCTTTGGAAGAAAAGAAGAGGGTGAAAATTTTCTCTCGGGTTTCCTTGTCCATGCCTTGGCCCTGGTCCTTGACCGTAATGGCGACGCGATCCGGGGTTCCCGAGGCTGAAAACTCGACTTGGCGTTGTTCGACTTCAACTCCTTCGCAGGCATCCACCGCGTTCTCCAGGAAATTGACCAGGGCCGCGGACAGGGCTGCGGCGTCGATCTGAAAGGTGCCGAGGTTTTCTTCGGCATGAAAGGTGAAGCGGACGTCGGCCTTGTCCGCTCGTGGGCGGATCAGTGCGGCAGTGTCAGCAAGGAATTTCGCCGCGTCGAAGTCCTGAACTTCGAGATCCCGGGACTTGGCGTAGTAGAGGATGTCCAGCACCAGCTTGCGGACCTTGCCGATGATATTTTTCAAAGTGTTCATGGCGTCCGCGACCTGGTCGGGCTGGTCGTTTTTCAGGCCGGATTCCAGGCGGTACATGCCTCCGTCCAGGGCCGTGAGTAGTCCCTTGACCCCATGGGACATGGAGCCGAGCATGATGCCCAGGGAGGTCAGATGGTCCTGGAGGCGGCGAATTTCGGTGATGTCCGTGTACATTTCAATGACCTGATGAATATCACCCTGGGCATTGCGAATGGGCGAGGAAATCGCCAGTACGTTAAGCTGCTCTCCATCCTTGGTGGTGACCACGGTTTCCGTCTGGTGCGACTCACCGTCCTGAAGCGTTTGCTGCATCAGGCAGTCCGCGCAGGGCGCTTCCCTGCCCTTCTTTTCCCGGTAACACAGCAGCCCTTCGGCCTCGTTGAACTTCTCCTTGAAGCGGCGGTTAGTCTCCGCGACGGTGAAGTCCGGGTTTAGCACCGTAATATAGCAGGGGACTTCGTCGAAGAGGCGCTGGTATTTGCGTTGGGTGGCCAGCAGTTCGTCCCGAAGACGACTGAGTTCCGTCATATCCACGGCAATGCTCAGGACCAGCCCGACCTCCCCTTCCTTGTCCAGGATCGGCGAGGTATGCGCCGTGACCGGGATCGGCGTTCCGTCCTTGCCGACCAGGGTCGCTTTGAGGCGCTGACCGTTCCCGGACTGAAAGGTCGCCTGGACGGGACATTCGGAATCGGCAAAGGTCTCCTGGGCGTACATCTGGGGCGTGTTCATGCCGTTGCAATCGCCGATGCGCTCTCTGAACAGACTGTTGCAGGCCACGACCCGCAGATCCTTGTTATGTAGGGAGACGAGGCAGGGCAGCTCGTTGAAGAGCCCGGTTCGATTTTCCACCTCGGTTGTGATTCCGGATAAAAAATCACTGAATTTTTCCACCATCTGGCCGGCGGCGGTCTGGCGTTCCAGCTTGACGATGTGCTGGGTTTTTTCTTCCACGAGCCGTTCGAGGTTCTCCGTGTAGTTTCGCAACTGACGTTTCATCACGATCTTTTCCCGAACGCGGTTCAGGGAGATTTCCAGCACATCGTCGTTGATGGGTTTGGTGATGAAGTCGGCGGCTTCGTGTTTCAGAGCCTCGATGGCCAGTTCCAGGTCGCCGTGGCCGGTGATGATCACCACCTCCACGTCGGGATAGTCTTTCTTGAGCCGCCGCATCAGCTCAATTCCGTCCATGACCGGCATCTTGATGTCGGTGAGCACGATGGAAGGCTGGAAGTCTTGGAAGACTTCCAGGGCGATACTTCCGTTCTCTGCGGTTTTGACCTCGTACCCCATGTCTTCCAGGGTCAGCCCCAGAAAGCGTCTGATTCCCTCCTCGTCGTCGACGAGCAGTAATTTCTTGTCCGTGATCATGTTTGCTCCAAATCAAGATGAAGGCGTAAAAGAGGCCATGCAGTGCATCCGGGGTCAAAGGGGCAGCTTTATGCCTGCCATGCCGACCCTTTCGTTTCTGAATCAGTCATGCCCGCGAAAACGGGTATCCAGAATCGGAATGAGGCCACACACGGAATGTGCTGAACAGTTCCAGTGGTGGAGAAAAAAGGAGTAAAAGGGACGGGCGGAAAAGGCAATCCACGATGGCTAAAACACACCCCGTGGATGTTGGGCGGGTGATATCGGAAAGCTATGAAAGTGAAAATGTCCGCCCTTGCCACGCGAGCGGGACAAGGGAGGACGGATATTCGAGGGGCCGGCTCAGCCGATGGTCTGCTTGACGATCTTCATCAGTTCGTCGCGGTCGAACGGCTTGGTCAGGCTGGCGACGGCCTTTTGGATTGCATACTGGTTGGACGGCAGGCCGCTGATCACGATGATCGGGATTTTCTTCAGTTCCGGGTTCTGGGTCAGTTTGCGGTAAAAACGAGGACCCCATTCATTGGGCATTTCCAGGTCAAGGGTGATCAGGTCCGGTTTTTCCTTGGCCACGATGTCGTGGGCCTCTGAGCCGTCGTTGGCTTCCACGGTTTCATAGCCGTTGTCCTTGAACAACTGGGTCAGGTACGAGGTGATTTCCTTGTCGTCGTCGACGACCATGATTTTCTTCGCCACT contains:
- a CDS encoding Mrp/NBP35 family ATP-binding protein, translated to MSDHECGTCSDKDCAGQSEEEKALQANLARIKNKIVVLSGKGGVGKSTVAVNLAQALAMAGMKTGLLDVDVHGPSIPRLLSLSGKHPHIDAGRLEPINAGPNLWVMSLGFLLPSNREPVIWRGPVKMGMIKQFLRDVTWGDLDFLVVDCPPGTGDEPLSVLQLLGPSAKALIVTTPQGVAVDDVRRSVTFCAEVGNPVLGIVENMSGHVCGHCGHLDDIFGSGGGLALAEEMGVPFLGRIPLDPEVVRSGDEGFAFLRIHQEGPTAQALHHIIKPILAISTGQLA
- the divK gene encoding DVU0259 family response regulator domain-containing protein, with translation MAKKIMVVDDDKEITSYLTQLFKDNGYETVEANDGSEAHDIVAKEKPDLITLDLEMPNEWGPRFYRKLTQNPELKKIPIIVISGLPSNQYAIQKAVASLTKPFDRDELMKIVKQTIG
- a CDS encoding ATP-binding protein gives rise to the protein MREIVVISGKGGTGKTSITAAFAHLADNAMVCDLDVDAPDLHMLLAPVVEEEHAFRSGHEAVIDQERCTKCGVCAELCRFGAVREDQGKYVVDSLRCEGCKVCVHFCPDQAVDFVEKHCGQWFSSAMRFGPMIHAQLFPGEENSGRLVALLKKEARQRAKKQGLSMILCDGTPGIGCPVISSLSGANLAVVITEPTPSGRHDLERVADLCLHFRIPVAVIVNKFDLNPDNSREIGVYCREQGHGLLGMLPYDEQMTKAMILGKCITEMPASHFGDELRGIWEKIVACPVGPLRLT
- a CDS encoding hybrid sensor histidine kinase/response regulator, coding for MITDKKLLLVDDEEGIRRFLGLTLEDMGYEVKTAENGSIALEVFQDFQPSIVLTDIKMPVMDGIELMRRLKKDYPDVEVVIITGHGDLELAIEALKHEAADFITKPINDDVLEISLNRVREKIVMKRQLRNYTENLERLVEEKTQHIVKLERQTAAGQMVEKFSDFLSGITTEVENRTGLFNELPCLVSLHNKDLRVVACNSLFRERIGDCNGMNTPQMYAQETFADSECPVQATFQSGNGQRLKATLVGKDGTPIPVTAHTSPILDKEGEVGLVLSIAVDMTELSRLRDELLATQRKYQRLFDEVPCYITVLNPDFTVAETNRRFKEKFNEAEGLLCYREKKGREAPCADCLMQQTLQDGESHQTETVVTTKDGEQLNVLAISSPIRNAQGDIHQVIEMYTDITEIRRLQDHLTSLGIMLGSMSHGVKGLLTALDGGMYRLESGLKNDQPDQVADAMNTLKNIIGKVRKLVLDILYYAKSRDLEVQDFDAAKFLADTAALIRPRADKADVRFTFHAEENLGTFQIDAAALSAALVNFLENAVDACEGVEVEQRQVEFSASGTPDRVAITVKDQGQGMDKETREKIFTLFFSSKGSKGTGLGLFISNQTIEKHGGSIAVESEPGKGSTFTITLPRKQPLTCPSRRSPELKESGSE
- a CDS encoding response regulator, whose protein sequence is MQILIATNRSEDIFARFCDALRQELRNVELLFTNNWTNVLAAVKVMPPGFLILDQGLPEGGPLELTRKLLTVNAAVNCIVVTELDEESFHEAGEGLGIFAPLSVDPSFADGEALARSIKKFMGGGVGVAAPS
- a CDS encoding NifB/NifX family molybdenum-iron cluster-binding protein → MDTLIIAVPSETPGGLDAAVGMHFGHCDLYTIVEAKNGEIVDVRTLPNVPHQQGGCMAPVNHLAGNGVKVLIAGGMGLRPLMGFQQAGVRVVHGAGLPSVGHAVQAFLTDSLPTFSTENTCGGGAQH